The Fodinibius saliphilus genomic interval TAAAAAGATGCTGAAACAGGAAAAACATATTGAAGATCTGGCATCGCTGCGTGATGAAGAACTTCGCGGTACCTTTCGTATTGGCATAATTCCCACAATAGCACCATACTTGCTACCACTTTTTCTACGTAACTTCCGAGAGAAGTATCCAGATGTGCGTCTCATTTTTGAAGAAGTTATAACAGATGATGTTTTAGATCTGTTGGATCAAGACCACCTAGATATTGGAGTTATTGCCACACCAGCCGATCGTGGTAATATTTTTGAAGAGGATCTCTATTATGAACCGTTCCTGGGATATGTTTCTGAAGACCATCCACTGGCCAAAAAAGAAGAAATATCTGTTGATGATTTAACAGGTAGTGACCTTTGGCTACTAAATGAAGGACATTGCTTTCGGGACCAAACCGTCCAACTGTGCAAAAAATTCCGTAAAAACCAACTTGACGAACAGCGTATTGAATTTGAAAGCGGGAATCTGGCTACCTTAAAACAGCTTGTTGAACAAAACTTTGGTATGACACTCCTCCCATACCTTGCCAAAAATCAAATTGATGCACAATGTGCCAAAGCACACCTACGTCATTTTAGTGATCCGGTACCCCGTCGTAAAGTTCGAGTTGTTTACAGCCGAGAATATCTTAAGACGAATGTGATCCAGGCATTCAAAAAAGAAGTCATGAATGTTATCCCACAAGAGTTAACACAGCCTGATGAGGGATTGCTTGTTGAGTAAGGAATATGCAAAAAGCTTACTTAGTAATTTTGCAACAGGTTCGATACCTTTGAGGCTTATTTTGAATTGCCAAACACCCGCATAACCTTTGGATCATTCTATATTACTCTGGACGGTCTTCAATATTTTCATCATTGCGATGCTAATTATTGACCTAACCGTCTTCCACGACAAAGATGACAAAGAAACAATCCGCCAAGCCCTCATCTGGACCGGCGTTTGGATTACATTAGCCCTAATTTTTGGTATTGGCGTCTACTACTATATGGGTACCCAAACAGCTCTGGATTACTATACGGGTTATTTAATTGAAAAATCGCTTAGTGTTGATAATATCTTCGTCTTCTTGTTGGTATTCTCTTACTTCAAAGTACCTGCCGAATACCAGCACAAAGTTCTTTTCTGGGGAATTTTTGGAGCTCTTATCATGCGATTTCTCTTTATATTTACGGGTGTTGCCCTTCTCGAACGTTTTCACTGGATCATCTATGTATTCGGAGGGTTCCTTGTCTTTACTGGCATAAAACTTGCTTTTGAAAAAGATAAGGAAGTCCATCCGGAACGGAATCCAATCTTGAAGCTTGTCCGCAAGATATTTCCCACGACAAAGAACTATCATGGATCGGCCTTTTTCATACGAAAAATGGGTAAACTAATTGCCACCCCTCTTTTTGTGGTGGTCGTAGTTATTGAAACAACCGATGTTGTGTTTGCTCTTGATTCTATTCCGGCAATTCTTGCAATTACCCGTGATGAATTCATCATATATAGCTCAAATGCTTTTGCAATTTTGGGGTTGCGAGCTCTTTATTTCGCCTTGGCCGGTATTATGAGACTCTTCCATTACTTACATTACGGACTCTCAATTATATTAGTCTTTGTGGGTATTAAAATGCTGATTACTGATTTTTATCATATACCTACACCTTTTGCACTCGCATTTATTGCTCTTGCTCTCACCATTTCTGTTATTGCTTCTATTATGTATCCGCAAAACGAAGCTCCAATTGCCGAAGAAGATATGCCTGATGAAGAATAATTTATTCTCATGAATTTAGAAGCTTTCTCCATAAAATGGTTTGCCCTTTATTATGTTGTATTAGGAATATCTCTTATCGGAAGTGGCAGCTATCTCATCCTAAAAAAACAACAGTTAAGCCAATTTCTGCAAAAGGCCGCAGACCAAGAAAGGCCACCCCCTATATTCATTAGAGTCATTAAGTATTTTCTGCTATTTACGCTGCCCGGCTTATTCCTTTCTTTTACTCCCTTTTCATTAATTGAACTTCTGTTCACTATTTGGAGTTTACTAGTAGTCTATATAGCAGGAATCCAATTGGTCCGCTGGAAACAAAATCGCCTTTTGATAAAAGCTAATTCTGAAGACTTACCGATGCTAATTTCAAGATGCGGTGCCATAATGGTGGCAGTGGGCTTTGCAATATTCCTGCTTGCATACTTAGTAATTAACCGAACTCCTATTTAATGAATATCACAAAAGCGGAATATCACGGTATTCTGCTTCCTAATTTGAATATTGGCTTTGATTATAGCGGTACTGAGACCCAACATACATTTATTTCTCATGCCCATGCCGATCATATGCCTCGTAACCGTAACAGCAACGTATACTGCACAAAAAACACCTTGAAGCTTATGCAACGCCGAGGGTTCAAGGGTGAGGCAACAGTACTCGATTTTAATGAACCTTTTGATACAGATCGTGCCCGTATCACGCTCTTTCCGGCGGGTCATATTTTGGGTTCAGCTATGGTTTATGTCGAAAGTGAGGAGGGGACAGTACTATACACTGGGGATTATAGAACACCGCCCTCTCCCGCCAGCGAAGGTTTTGTCATGCCCAGGAAAGTTGATCACCTCATCACAGAGGCCACGTTTAGCCTGCCCATTTATCGCTGGGATTCTCATCAAGAGCTGGGCAACAAAATTCGAACATTTGCAGCCGAAACGCTTGCCGATAATCATACCCCCGTTTTTTTGGCTTATAACCTAGGCAAAGCACAAGAAGTAATGCATTTCCTGTCTCCATTGAATCATCCTGTACAAATTCATGGTGCAGGCTATAAAATGTGTGCAGTATATGAAGAAGCTGGCATTGATCTGGGCAGGTACTCTACCTACAATCGCGAGAGCTGCGAAGGCAATATCTTAATCACTACTAATTCAGCTCTCAACAACGGTTTTGCTTCAAATGTTCGAAAAAAACGTATTGCCTATTGCTCAGGTTGGGCTAGCCGTGAGGCCACGAGGTCCCAACTTACTGTCCATAAACTAATTCCCCTTTCTGACCATCTTGACTTTTTTGAACTTATACAACTATGTGAGGAACTAAGGCCTAAAAAAGT includes:
- a CDS encoding TerC family protein, which translates into the protein MDHSILLWTVFNIFIIAMLIIDLTVFHDKDDKETIRQALIWTGVWITLALIFGIGVYYYMGTQTALDYYTGYLIEKSLSVDNIFVFLLVFSYFKVPAEYQHKVLFWGIFGALIMRFLFIFTGVALLERFHWIIYVFGGFLVFTGIKLAFEKDKEVHPERNPILKLVRKIFPTTKNYHGSAFFIRKMGKLIATPLFVVVVVIETTDVVFALDSIPAILAITRDEFIIYSSNAFAILGLRALYFALAGIMRLFHYLHYGLSIILVFVGIKMLITDFYHIPTPFALAFIALALTISVIASIMYPQNEAPIAEEDMPDEE
- a CDS encoding hydrogen peroxide-inducible genes activator encodes the protein MTLTQLSYIVAVDRYRHFATAAEKSYVTQPTLSMQIHKLEDELDITIFDRSKSPVIPTEIGEKIIAEAKKMLKQEKHIEDLASLRDEELRGTFRIGIIPTIAPYLLPLFLRNFREKYPDVRLIFEEVITDDVLDLLDQDHLDIGVIATPADRGNIFEEDLYYEPFLGYVSEDHPLAKKEEISVDDLTGSDLWLLNEGHCFRDQTVQLCKKFRKNQLDEQRIEFESGNLATLKQLVEQNFGMTLLPYLAKNQIDAQCAKAHLRHFSDPVPRRKVRVVYSREYLKTNVIQAFKKEVMNVIPQELTQPDEGLLVE
- a CDS encoding MBL fold metallo-hydrolase; its protein translation is MNITKAEYHGILLPNLNIGFDYSGTETQHTFISHAHADHMPRNRNSNVYCTKNTLKLMQRRGFKGEATVLDFNEPFDTDRARITLFPAGHILGSAMVYVESEEGTVLYTGDYRTPPSPASEGFVMPRKVDHLITEATFSLPIYRWDSHQELGNKIRTFAAETLADNHTPVFLAYNLGKAQEVMHFLSPLNHPVQIHGAGYKMCAVYEEAGIDLGRYSTYNRESCEGNILITTNSALNNGFASNVRKKRIAYCSGWASREATRSQLTVHKLIPLSDHLDFFELIQLCEELRPKKVHITHTPNADVVRHYLKQRDINSRFLDL